One window from the genome of Pyrus communis chromosome 16, drPyrComm1.1, whole genome shotgun sequence encodes:
- the LOC137720673 gene encoding BAG family molecular chaperone regulator 6: MMPLYRYMDSNPYQRNQTFSFPQYHNPGFGSNPSMVWEPWPYGGNYGYPMPCHSCCNHNLRPSYPHPSMPSPQHLYGGYPVPHPEAYPIPYVPPPPHYSMEIPKYEYDKMVPRNYHCCGCPNHVCQQNIDKGVKIEEQGSDVVDKKADLVPVHMNNNHYPTLWFPPVSMNGREQSKVSEPEAVEETKIPTDSKPPEGLKSQGDQRHIWFPFDLNDIGASMQGGNREPRQEQQVEDKKKEFPFPIFWMPPYQEAGKKEKDVNASRDHKTEDEKKQIPFPFFLFPYGNKQEEVQKEGNREVNSAPKVVPMNSTEGGVTKEAGTNEEKPAGQGAEERKENTANVKNIVVKQMDPHEEEKNSEDEERRERSVPVKQVEENVGNKPSGTSVKRQSSSPKKSSELPPVCLRVDPLPRKKKANGSSRSPSPPAQKGHKKEVEPSIKEKATEVVDRTISENKDPMHASKIPTNSKEDVSRNSTVWESEKDGDRCQTNMDEEAQKVADAKSEETNKPTEATKSVADGKLERTLSDIEAAVLIQSAFRGFEVRRWEPLKKLKQIADIREQVADIRNRISTLETSDLQKDDKQRVIIGETIMRLLLKLDTIQGLLPSLRDIRRSLARELVVLQEKLDEFNTKKFQNPTQEVSTVEHMEELGENTNNSNCMLEQQREDVTGLGEGLPDGVSDSSHNGTDHCQGEVLQNVEPEPGLRAEEPGHCNHRELHAPAEDGDQEQQVESCLKSEDNGSAPIVETKDDVVGEQSNGNMAVGDAEMKNGFTRPGQCSEASSLVEGNHTLTGNSSEAVNINVETREPGELPRGVTDDEPAILEPGKDEQVEVLPNVTPPNACSCVMEKDLEMQELAELSRGMIDEHNALTESTILEPGMIDEHNALNKSTILEPEIVEQVELSPDVPSSNACAYVTEKEAEMQELAELPPGMTDEHNALNESREIEEVGVVKEDDSLQSGGEHHVAFDVTSQPDGTSNTDQLEQRREGAVEEQPIVRLEQQVEIGSQEDEGRPSDSVLDLEVELQPQEQVRKDDHLPLALESIEAQALSLPVQTEAHGVVHEDGPLDIIHDHHSGQPIEDEVPIERGTKDSEHLRAETVIEDIKMQESNLECEDKKNALPNVAETVAQDVFSETLSTPVQKSESLPEKQVAIEASSIDGDVTELESGRKLIEENEKLRAMMQKFMVAGNEQLQAISNLTGRVKDLEKKLARKKKVRGRRLPSRARPSNNRSKDMDAGVAI, from the exons ATGATGCCATTATACAGATACATGGATTCAAACCCCTACCAAAGAAACCAAACTTTCTCTTTCCCTCAGTATCATAATCCGGGTTTCGGGTCCAATCCGTCCATGGTATGGGAGCCTTGGCCCTATGGCGGAAACTATGGCTACCCAATGCCTTGCCATTCTTGCTGTAACCATAATCTCAGACCCTCTTATCCTCATCCTTCAATGCCATCACCGCAACACCTTTATGGGGGTTATCCTGTTCCGCATCCCGAGGCTTACCCTATTCCCTATGTGCCGCCGCCTCCTCATTATTCCATGGAGATTCCTAAATATGAGTACGATAAGATGGTGCCTCGAAATTATCACTGCTGTGGGTGTCCTAATCATGTTTGCCAGCAGAATATAGATAAGGGTGTGAAGATTGAAGAACAAGGATCGGATGTTGTTGACAAGAAGGCAGATTTGGTTCCGGTTCATATGAACAACAACCATTATCCAACTTTGTGGTTTCCACCGGTTTCCATGAATGGTAGAGAGCAAAGCAAGGTTTCTGAACCGGAGGCCGTAGAGGAAACAAAAATTCCAACTGATTCTAAGCCTCCAGAGGGTTTGAAGTCTCAGGGAGATCAAAGGCATATTTGGTTCCCTTTTGATCTGAATGACATTGGGGCTTCGATGCAAGGAGGAAATAGAGAGCCACGTCAAGAACAGCAGGTGGAGGATAAAAAGAAGGAATTCCCATTTCCAATTTTCTGGATGCCACCTTATCAGGAGGCTggaaagaaggagaaggatGTGAATGCTTCTCGTGATCACAAGACCGAGGATGAAAAGAAGcaaatcccatttccattctTCTTGTTTCCTTACGGAAACAAGCAGGAGGAAGTTCAAAAGGAGGGCAACAGGGAGGTGAATTCTGCACCGAAGGTTGTTCCAATGAACAGTACTGAGGGTGGTGTCACAAAGGAGGCTggtacaaatgaagagaaaccTGCTGGTCAGGGTGCTGAGGAGAGGAAGGAAAACACTGCTAACGTGAAAAACATAGTTGTGAAGCAAATGGATCCACATGAGGAGGAAAAGAACTCTGAAGACgaggagagaagagaaaggagtGTCCCTGTGAAACAAGTGGAAGAGAACGTGGGGAACAAACCTTCTGGTACGAGTGTTAAGAGACAGTCCTCTTCCCCTAAAAAGTCATCTGAGCTACCTCCCGTCTGTCTGAGAGTTGATCCATTgccgaggaagaagaaggccaATGGCAGTTCACGGTCTCCTAGTCCTCCTGCTCAAAAAGGACACAAAAAAGAAGTGGAGCCATCCATAAAGGAGAAGGCTACAGAGGTGGTGGATAGGACAATCAGCGAGAACAAAGATCCGATGCATGCATCCAAGATTCCTACTAATTCTAAAGAGGATGTTTCTAGGAATTCAACTGTTTGGGAATCTGAGAAGGATGGAGATAGATGTCAGACCAACATGGATGAAGAAGCACAAAAGGTAGCAGATGCAAAATCTGAGGAGACTAATAAGCCTACGGAGGCAACCAAATCAGTTGCTGATGGAAAACTTGAGAGGACATTGTCAGATATAGAGGCAGCTGTGCTTATTCAATCTGCCTTTCGTGGGTTTGAGGTCAGGAGGTGGGAACCATTGAAGAAACTAAAGCAAATAGCTGACATTCGTGAGCAGGTTGCTGATATTCGCAATCGTATCTCCACTTTGGAGACTTCTGATCTCCAGAAAGATGACAAGCAGAGAGTAATAATTGGGGAGACAATCATGAGACTCCTCCTCAAGTTGGATACCATTCAG GGTTTGCTTCCAAGCCTCAGAGACATTAGAAGATCCTTGGCAAGGGAGCTCGTAGTTCTGCAGGAAAAGCTCGACGAGTTTAACACTAAGAAGTTTCAAAATCCGACACAGGAGGTATCCACTGTTGAGCATATGGAAGAGCTCGGTGAGAACACCAACAACAGTAACTGCATGCTAGAGCAGCAAAGAGAGGATGTGACTGGACTTGGTGAAGGATTGCCTGATGGTGTCAGTGATAGCAGTCATAATGGTACAGACCATTGTCAAGGGGAAGTGCTTCAGAATGTTGAACCTGAGCCCGGTTTGAGAGCCGAGGAACCAGGCCATTGTAATCATAGAGAGTTGCACGCCCCAGCAGAGGATGGTGATCAAGAGCAACAGGTGGAAAGTTGCTTAAAGTCTGAAGATAATGGTTCTGCGCCCATTGTGGAAACAAAAGATGATGTGGTTGGTGAACAGTCTAATGGAAATATGGCGGTGGGAGATGCAGAAATGAAGAATGGTTTTACTCGGCCTGGGCAATGCAGTGAAGCATCATCTCTTGTAGAAGGAAACCATACTCTGACAGGAAACTCTTCCGAAGCTGTTAATATAAATGTAGAGACAAGAGAGCCTGGAGAGTTGCCTCGAGGAGTAACTGATGACGAACCTGCCATTTTGGAGCCTGGAAAGGATGAACAAGTGGAAGTGTTGCCGAATGTGACTCCACCAAATGCTTGTTCCTGTGTGATGGAAAAGGACTTAGAGATGCAAGAGCTAGCAGAACTGTCACGGGGCATGATTGATGAGCACAATGCACTTACCGAATCTACCATTTTGGAGCCTGGCATGATTGATGAGCACAATGCACTTAACAAATCTACCATTTTGGAGCCTGAAATCGTTGAACAAGTAGAACTGTCGCCAGATGTGCCTTCATCAAATGCTTGTGCTTATGTGACAGAAAAGGAAGCAGAGATGCAAGAACTCGCAGAACTCCCACCGGGCATGACTGATGAGCACAATGCACTTAATGAGTCCAGGGAAATTGAAGAAGTCGGAGTAGTGAAGGAAGATGATTCCCTACAAAGTGGAGGAGAACATCATGTGGCATTTGATGTAACTTCACAACCAGATGGAACTTCAAATACGGATCAATTAGAGCAACGACGAGAGGGAGCAGTGGAGGAGCAACCTATTGTCCGTTTAGAGCAGCAGGTAGAGATTGGATCTCAAGAGGATGAAGGACGCCCTTCAGATTCAGTGCTTGATTTAGAGGTAGAGCTCCAGCCGCAAGAACAAGTCCGCAAAGATGATCATCTTCCACTGGCCCTTGAGTCGATTGAAGCCCAAGCACTGAGCTTACCTGTTCAGACCGAAGCTCATGGTGTTGTGCATGAAGATGGACCCTTGGACATAATTCATGATCATCATTCGGGCCAGCCTATCGAGGATGAAGTGCCAATTGAGAGAGGTACAAAGGACTCTGAGCACCTGCGAGCAGAAACAGTTATAGAGGATATAAAGATGCAGGAGAGCAACCTCGAATGTGAGGACAAGAAGAATGCACTGCCAAATGTGGCTGAAACTGTCGCGCAGGACGTCTTCAGCGAGACACTGTCCACTCCGGTGCAGAAGAGTGAATCATTGCCTGAGAAACAAGTTGCGATCGAGGCATCCTCCATTGATGGAGATGTCACGGAACTCGAAAGTGGTAGAAAGCTGATTGAAGAGAACGAGAAACTCAGGGCAATGATGCAGAAGTTCATGGTAGCCGGAAACGAACAGCTACAAGCTATATCGAACCTGACCGGCAGAGTGAAAGACCTGGAGAAAAAGTTGGCTAGGAAGAAGAAAGTAAGGGGTAGAAGGTTACCTTCTCGTGCCAGACCATCAAACAATCGTTCCAAGGACATGGATGCTGGTGTTGCAATTTGA
- the LOC137720437 gene encoding uncharacterized protein, whose protein sequence is MGRAKKGPKFAVMKKVVTSKAIKSYKEAILNPNKKDLTKEKLPRNVPNVSSALFFKHNTALGPPYRVLVDTNFINFSIQNKLDLEKGMMDCLYAKCTPCITDCVMAELEKLGQKYRVALRIAKDPRFERLLCTHKGTYADDCIVERVTQHKCYIVATCDRDLKRRIRKVPGVPIMYITQHKYSIERLPEATIGGAPRF, encoded by the exons ATGGGGAGAGCTAAAAAAGGCCCGAAATTTGCAGTCATGAAGAAGGTGGTCACCTCCAAAGCAATTAAAAG CTACAAAGAGGCGATTTTGAATCCGAACAAGAAGGACCTCACGAAAGAAAAGCTACCCAGAAACGT GCCGAATGTTTCTTCTGCGCTGTTCTTTAAACACAACACTGCTTTGGGACCGCCTTACCGGGTTTTGGTTGATACCAACTTCATCAATTTCTCTATCCAGAATAAG TTGGATTTGGAGAAAGGAATGATGGATTGCCTGTACGCAAAGT GCACTCCTTGTATCACGGATTGTGTAATGGCAGAGCTTGAGAAGTTAGGTCAGAAATATCGTGTGGCTCTGAG GATTGCCAAGGATCCTCGTTTTGAGAGACTACTCTGCACTCATAAAGGAACCTATGCTGATGACTGTATTGTTGAAAGAGTTACCCAG CACAAATGCTACATTGTTGCTACATGCGATCGAGATTTAAAGCGAAGGATCCGAAAG GTCCCTGGTGTACCAATCATGTACATCACTCAACACAAGTATTCAATTGAGCGGTTGCCAGAAGCAACCATAGGTGGAG CTCCAAGATTTTGA